GAAGAATCATCAATATTGGAACGCTCGCGAATACGAGCAAAAATGAGATATCCTTCTCGAACAAAAAAACCTCACTTTCCTTTCTGAAACACTCAAAAATCATGTCTAAAAAAGAATCTTCGAAAATCAGCATATTCATCGAAATGACGAATCATCTCCAGAAACTCAAAAAAGACTGGAAGGTGCTTGGTTTTATGCTCATACTCCTCGTCGCATCCATCTCGAGCGAACCGTATTTTTATCGATGGCTCATCGGCAGTCTCGAACAACAGAAATGATTGAAGGATCTTTTTATTATTATCGGCATCTGGACGTGTGTGGGGATTTTTACAATATTCATCCGATATGCTTATGGGATGCGAATTCTGAATAAGGCTATGGAAGACTGGGGAATCTTTCTTATGCGTATCATGAAGAAGATGCACGGGCTTCCGATAGAATATCATCGCAATATCCAAGCGGGAGAAAAACAGAAAATCGTCGATCGTTCTGCAGAAGCAGTCTGGTCAGTCGCAGACAATCTCATCCTTGCGGTTCTACCACAGATTCTTGTATTTATCACACTTCTTATTTCTGGACTCGTCATCGATCCGTTTTTCACGCTTATTTGTCTTCTTTTTCTACCAGTCGGAATTCTCGGTGTTTTCTATTTCGGTCGTCAGGCTCATAGCAACCAGCGTATTGCGAACAAGAAATGGGATCGTATGTATGATCGGCTTGTAGATAGCATTATCAATCTTCCCGTTATCCGGATTTTTGCACGCAATGAGACAGAATACCATATCATGCAGGAACGGCTCGATGCTGGGAATCAAGCACAGATGTCCGTCCGAAAAAACTGGAGCCAATTCAATGCGTTCGGAAGATTTTTCACGATCCTTGCGAAACTTATCACTATCTCTGGTGGTGGAATTCTGATGTACATGGGAAAAACTGATTATGCGACTTTTTTCTTCTTCATCTCATTCACGGATCGCATCTATTCTCCGATAATGGAAATCTTCCAAGTGATTCAATGAAGCATGCGTGATATAGCCTACTATGAGAAAGCAAAGGAAGTGTTCGAGATGGAGAGCGAGAAAGATACTGGCACACGGATTCTCCAAAAGATAGAGAAAAGTGTAACCTTCCAGAATCTCTTTTTTTCCTATCCTTCCAATGATCGTGAAGTACTTTCAGATATTGATTTCGAGATCAAAAAATGACAACGCATCGCGCTCGTCGGACATACTGGAAGTGGAAAATCCACGATCATCCAGCTCCTCATGCGTTTCTATGAGCCAAGCAAAGGAAAGATTCTCATCGATGGAACGGATATTTATGATTTCTCACTCGAGAGTTATCGTCAGAAGTTCGCTGCCGTGTTCCAGGATACAACACTCTTCAATGAAACTATCCGACACAATCTCGAATACGTGCGCGATGGCATCACGGAGAAAGAGCTCGAAAAAGCAGCACGCCAAGCGAATATCTTGGAATTCATCGAATCTCTCCCAGAAAAATGGGAAACCCAAGTCGGTGAACGCGGACTCAAACTCTCTGGAGGGGAGAAACAACGTATCGCTATCGCTCGTGCGATTCTCGCCAATCCTGAGATCCTCATCCTCGATGAAGCAACCAGTGCACTCGATACCAAGACGGAGAAGCTCGTACAATGAGCTTTCGACAACCTCATGGAAGGCCGCACCAGTATCATCATAGCACATCGACTCTCGACGATCATGAATGCGGATATCATCTATCTCATGGAAAAGGGTCGCATCCTCGCGAAATGAACCCATGCAGAACTCTATAAAATCTCTCCAGAATACCGTGAGATGGTCGATCTCCAGCATGATGGAATCGTCGGAGAAGAAGATGAGGAAAATAATTCTTAGTACAAAAATATCATGGAACACAGTATCCCTCCTTGCTTTTACCGCATTTCTATAAAAGCACTCATTCTCAATGAGGAAAAGAAGTTCCTCCTCTCCAAGGAAAAGAACTGAATCTGGGATCTTCCTGGAGGATGACTGGATGAATGAGAAGATATATCAACTTGTTTGAAACGAGAATTACTTGAAGAAATGTGATTAGAAATTATTCAACATGAATCTCAACCCTGTTATTTCCTTAAATTTACAGGAAAGAGTTGAAAAGAAAAAGTGAATGCACTCTATGTAACTTCTGTAAAAGACCTCAATTTTATACCATCTGATGAATGTATAGAAATCGGATTTTATGACATTGAGGAAGCGAAGAGTCTCGAAACATATCCAAATGTGCAAGAATTTCTGAGTCTCTATAATCCGAACAATCATGGCAACCGATAAATCCACTCTCGAATACTTTCTCGAACTTCTCTCCGATATTCCTGATCTTCATGCGAAAGCAATGTTCGGGGAATATGGGATATATTCCTGAGAAAAAATGTTTGCACTTGCCTGTGACAATACCCTTTTCTTCAAGACTTTTCCAGAAACTGTAGGACTCTTCGAAGATACCGAGACAAAAGCCTATCCATGAAGTAAAAATACCGCGCCAATGAATGCTGACTGGATAGAAAATCGAGAAGAACTCACGAAAGTAGCACTTCTCACCATATCATTCGCACCGATCCCAAAGGCTAAAAAGAGAAAGTGTTAGACTCACTTATATCGTTCTCGTGCTTCCCTCGCACTCTCTTTTTGATCAATAATAGGAGGACAGTATCTTCCCTTCAGATTCAATGTATGAATATCTTTCGGAGTGACTCATTCAAGCTCTGGGAGATATCTTTTTATGAATTTCGCCTCTGGATCAAATTTCTCTGACTGCAAAAGAGGATTGAATATCCGCACTGGTTTCGGATCTGCACCAACCGATGCGCTCCACTGCCAGTTCCCAATATTCACCGCCTCATCATAATCGATGAGATATTTTTTGAACCATTTTTCCCCGATTCTCCAGTCTATACCGAGATTTTTCGTGAGAAATGATGCGACAACCATACGAAGTCGATTATGCATCCAATTCGTCTCGATAAGCTGTCTGATAGCGGCATCCACAAGGGGATATCCTGTCTTTCCAGCTTCGAATTGTTGCCATTCATAACTCGATGTATCATTTTCCCAGATGATATTTCTCTTCCGCTCCTGGAATTCGAGGTCATATGTCCATGGAAAATAATACGCAATATGATACCAGAATTCTCTCCAGATAATCTCAGATAATAACACGGGATTGTCACATACTTTGCTATATATCTCACGAATAGAAAATACCCCAAACCGTATATATGGAGAGAATTGAGTCGAACCATCTATCGATGGAATATTTCGCGTTTCCTCATAGGAAGAAAAATCCTTTTCTATGCGAGTTAATCAGAATGACATACCCCAATATGGATGATGCGGAATAGTTATAACCTCAGATATCTCCTTTCTCTCGGATGGTATGAACCACTTTGTACCACCTCACTGGAATTCTTTGATACCGAGTCTCTCTGGATGGGCAAGAAGGAATTTCTTCCACAACATCGAATACGGAGTGAATACTTTCCTCTGTTCGCATTCTTGAGGCTCTACCAGCAGAAAATCCTGAAAACTGTAAAAAACTACATTTTTCTGATCACAAATAGAAAGAATATTATCATCTCGTATCTTTCCACGAGGAGAATACGAAGTATTCGTATAGATAGCATTGATCGAATACCGTGCAATCAGTTCAGACACAATTTCTTCTGGTTTCCCAGAATATACTGTCACCCTCCCTCAGAATTTTTGAAGCTCCTGATCTATATATTCCAGTGCCTCACGGATGAATCCAAATCGAGAATCACTCCTTCAGAAATCCTCTATAGCTCGAATATCATGAATAAATATAGGAAATACCTCTTCTGAATTCTGCATGGCTGCAAGAAGAGCCGTATTATCTCTCGTACGAATATCCTGACGGAATATGAAGAGTGAACGCTTGTGCATAGGCATATAATATCCAAAAACAAAAAGTCCTCAATGGACTTTTATAAGAGAACAGTTGCTTTTTCGATTTTCGCTTCCATTTTTGGTCGATCATTCCCATCGACAGGAAGTCGTTCGATCTCATCCACCACATCCATCCCCTCGACCACTTGTCCGAAGATACTATGTTTCCCATCGAGAAAACTCGCATCCTCAGTCGTGACGATGAAGAACTGAGAACCATTCGTGTTACGACCAGCGTTCGCCATAGAAATCACACCACGTTTGTGAGTGAGATTGCGGTCAAATTCATCTTCGAAGGCACGATGCCAGAGGGATTTCCCACCACGACCTGTTCCTGTCGGATCCCCACCTTGGATCATGAAGTCACGAATCACACGATGAAAAATAATTCCATCGTAGTATCCTTGTTTTGCAAGCCCGATGAAGTTCTCCACCGCCTTTGGTGCTGACTGTGGAAAGAGTTCGATAGTGATATCTCCGAAGTTTGTGGAGAGAAGGATTTTTGGGTTCATAAGAAAAATATGTATTAATTAAGTTATTGCTTCTTTATTTTGTTGAATTTCTAGATTTTCTCATCGAGAATTTCCGTAAAAAATCGAAACTGCTTGAGCGACAGCGAGTTTTTCGATTTTAGGAAATCGAGATAAAAGAAAATCAGAAATGAGACAACGAAAGAAGGACTTTTGGTACTTTTGGTTACAAAAGTACAGATAGCAGAGGGAAAATAATCAAAAACAAGAAATTCGAGGAAGAAAAGTTTTTTCGATAGGAGTTTACTGATTTTGTAAATGACTGAGAAAATAATTTTTCTGACAATGAGGTTCGAAGTTTTTCAGTATTTCTATTACATTCCAGGAATGTTCAATCCCATCTGACCCATAACCCCACGCATTCGATCTGCAGCGATTTCTTGAGCCTTTTTCATACCCTTATTGATGGCTTCAGTGATTGCTTTTTCGAGTTTTGCTTTATCCTTGAGGATAGACTCATCTTCGATAACTGTAGATACAACCTTGAGCTGACCATCTATAGTCACAACCACACCATCCACTTCTGCTTCGATGTGAGTATTAGAGAGCTCTTCTTGAATCTTCTGAGCTTGTTGTTGGAGCTTCATGAGCTCTTGTGCTTGTTTGAAATCCATATGAAAATATTAGGTTTTAGGATGACGGAATCTTAGGGAAAAAATAAAAAAAAGCAATTTCTCTATTATTTTTTCCAGAATGAATAGAGTATACTCATACATATGAGACTGCTCCAAAAAGCCAGAATCACTTCAAGATTCGGATGAGCTATCCAGATACCATAAGCAGCCCAAAAAAAAACGAAAGAAATAATATACGCACGATACCGGAACTGATAATAAAACACAAAAAGAGAAATAGAACTCAATGCTCCAATAGTCCAATATTTCTCTGGAATACTATTGCCGATAAATCCAATAGAAATAAGCCAAATAGTCATAT
The DNA window shown above is from Candidatus Gracilibacteria bacterium and carries:
- a CDS encoding TfoX/Sxy family protein is translated as MATDKSTLEYFLELLSDIPDLHAKAMFGEYGIYSGEKMFALACDNTLFFKTFPETVGLFEDTETKAYPGSKNTAPMNADWIENREELTKVALLTISFAPIPKAKKRKC
- a CDS encoding ABC transporter ATP-binding protein → MSKKESSKISIFIEMTNHLQKLKKDWKVLGFMLILLVASISSEPYFYRWLIGSLEQQKGLKDLFIIIGIWTCVGIFTIFIRYAYGMRILNKAMEDWGIFLMRIMKKMHGLPIEYHRNIQAGEKQKIVDRSAEAVWSVADNLILAVLPQILVFITLLISGLVIDPFFTLICLLFLPVGILGVFYFGRQAHSNQRIANKKWDRMYDRLVDSIINLPVIRIFARNETEYHIMQERLDAGNQAQMSVRKNWSQFNAFGRFFTILAKLITISGGGILMYMGKTDYATFFFFISFTDRIYSPIMEIFQVIQGSMRDIAYYEKAKEVFEMESEKDTGTRILQKIEKSVTFQNLFFSYPSNDREVLSDIDFEIKKGQRIALVGHTGSGKSTIIQLLMRFYEPSKGKILIDGTDIYDFSLESYRQKFAAVFQDTTLFNETIRHNLEYVRDGITEKELEKAARQANILEFIESLPEKWETQVGERGLKLSGGEKQRIAIARAILANPEILILDEATSALDTKTEKLVQGAFDNLMEGRTSIIIAHRLSTIMNADIIYLMEKGRILAKGTHAELYKISPEYREMVDLQHDGIVGEEDEENNS
- a CDS encoding NUDIX hydrolase, with the translated sequence MEHSIPPCFYRISIKALILNEEKKFLLSKEKNGIWDLPGGGLDEGEDISTCLKRELLEEMGLEIIQHESQPCYFLKFTGKSGKEKVNALYVTSVKDLNFIPSDECIEIGFYDIEEAKSLETYPNVQEFLSLYNPNNHGNR
- a CDS encoding deoxyribodipyrimidine photo-lyase, coding for MHKRSLFIFRQDIRTRDNTALLAAMQNSEEVFPIFIHDIRAIEDFGRSDSRFGFIREALEYIDQELQKFGGRVTVYSGKPEEIVSELIARYSINAIYTNTSYSPRGKIRDDNILSICDQKNVVFYSFQDFLLVEPQECEQRKVFTPYSMLWKKFLLAHPERLGIKEFQGGGTKWFIPSERKEISEVITIPHHPYWGMSFGLTRIEKDFSSYEETRNIPSIDGSTQFSPYIRFGVFSIREIYSKVCDNPVLLSEIIWREFWYHIAYYFPWTYDLEFQERKRNIIWENDTSSYEWQQFEAGKTGYPLVDAAIRQLIETNWMHNRLRMVVASFLTKNLGIDWRIGEKWFKKYLIDYDEAVNIGNWQWSASVGADPKPVRIFNPLLQSEKFDPEAKFIKRYLPELEGVTPKDIHTLNLKGRYCPPIIDQKESAREARERYKGV
- a CDS encoding peptidylprolyl isomerase, with product MNPKILLSTNFGDITIELFPQSAPKAVENFIGLAKQGYYDGIIFHRVIRDFMIQGGDPTGTGRGGKSLWHRAFEDEFDRNLTHKRGVISMANAGRNTNGSQFFIVTTEDASFLDGKHSIFGQVVEGMDVVDEIERLPVDGNDRPKMEAKIEKATVLL
- a CDS encoding YbaB/EbfC family nucleoid-associated protein, giving the protein MDFKQAQELMKLQQQAQKIQEELSNTHIEAEVDGVVVTIDGQLKVVSTVIEDESILKDKAKLEKAITEAINKGMKKAQEIAADRMRGVMGQMGLNIPGM